TCATGTTaaacagatttccatgacttttccaaaactgtcaGGGTATATTtcgttttccaaaacttttccatgccTAGAAATTGCCATTTGTAAATTTCACTAGTTTCCTAGGTCTTCCATGACCATATAAACCTGTAATGTTGTGCATCAGaacaaattactcaaaaataaacaattacaactagggctgggcaatttaacttaaaagtaacatcatgatatttttaggctacatTGATAcatgatatttaatattttgaaaaacctcTCTTGACTACTGTAGTACAACTATTTAACAAAATACACTACTGTTacaatgaagttaaataaactactgttataataaagtacTATTATAGTGAAGTAAAATAAGGTACTGTATACCAAAGGTAAATAAGgtactgttataatgaagttaaaGACCTGttcttttataataaaattatattttcaaaataaaacgtcAATTTACACACAATGTTTGCAATATAGTTATTTTATACATCCTAtgataaaaaagttaaatgaggtactgttataatgaaattaaacaaagacctgttataaaaagtaaaataaattacttttataaTAAGGTTAAATAAGGTACTGAAATAATAAAGGCAAATGAGGTACCCAAAAATTGAAAAGTTAAATAacgtactgttataataaagttaaagcatttttaaaatgtcaattgATGCACAATGTTGgcaatatagtcattttatagaTCCCCagtgtaatgcagcctttataaccaggaaaaaaacacttattatcACATACAAAATCCAAGACATATCCAgactcatatcacaatatcgaTTTGATATTGACccattgcccagccctaattaaAACAATCAGGTATTAGCAGAAAACTTACCATGTACATCTTTCTGGGAGATGCTGTGGGTCCTGATGAGAGAGGAGAGCCGACGCACATCTCCCTTGAACACGCACTCATGAACTGGGAACTCCAAGTCCTCACTGGTCAGGATAATGGGATTCTTGTTGTTATCATTAACGATGGTGCCAACCGATGATGGATTGCCGTTGATGTTGTTCGCGTtgagctgctgttgctgctgcagtgcCGAGGATTTGACTGCTTTCTGAAAAGCCTTGTTGGACTTGAAATGGTTGCTGGTACCGTTAGGGATAGTCCCGTTTGATGTCTCATCGTACGTGTCCATTATCTCctcatttttgtttggtttgttgtggtCCTTTCGCATGGTGCGTATCTTCTCACCTGTCATGATGACCGTTAACGGGCTAACCGATTAACGTTACTGGGCTGTAACGATTGTAAAGATGTGGCATAAATCTCGGAGCTGATCAAAATATGATTTCAAATTAGCAATTTGAGACAACAGCGATGCTCGGTGGTTGCTAGTTGGTTCTTCAAAATAACGTTACACCTGCTGCTCCGGTTAGCTCCCAGCAAACGGTCGCTAGCTAGTccacaatgaaaaatgaatgtggTGGGTGCGGCaatgaaaacagagaataaTGCTAAACATAACACACGCACTAAATCA
Above is a window of Plectropomus leopardus isolate mb unplaced genomic scaffold, YSFRI_Pleo_2.0 unplaced_scaffold17910, whole genome shotgun sequence DNA encoding:
- the LOC121964960 gene encoding ankyrin repeat domain-containing protein 13C-like, producing the protein MTGEKIRTMRKDHNKPNKNEEIMDTYDETSNGTIPNGTSNHFKSNKAFQKAVKSSALQQQQQLNANNINGNPSSVGTIVNDNNKNPIILTSEDLEFPVHECVFKGDVRRLSSLIRTHSISQKDVH